The Acropora muricata isolate sample 2 chromosome 7, ASM3666990v1, whole genome shotgun sequence genomic interval AAGCATTGTCTAACTTTTGAATAAACAACTGGGGTCTGGATTAACTGAACTTCTGAATTAAATAGTTATTAAGTATTCTCGTTGGACTTTGCACAGTTAGGAACTGAATGTGTTTAGtgtatagagtgttttcatgtACTGTCAtggtggccatgttggtgtcacTTAACAAAGGAACAggggccatgttggtgtccccaactaatcctgtGGGAATTAAACTTTATTCTTATGCTaatgtttccttttgttttagttgaaaaacatgctcattgatcatgtgagtgaaaacacttaataccacacaagtgaatagtgcttttggtgcGGGCTGATTAGCTAGTGCAAAGATGACTATGCAAATTATTGTATTCACCTTTGAGCATTGtgcaaaactctaaaaatcaaccatttttcagttaattttcACAGATAAAGTAGCTTTTGTTGCTGctttttcaacttgtatggtctataataaaacaaaaattattcacCTTGGTGACGTGAAAgcggtggatatttaccttgcCGCTTCATAGCGAGGCAAATATCCACCaatattcacctccacctcagtaaATAAtgtacaactatcccccgaaggggaggtgaatagtggtggatatatacccaGATGCGAAGCGTTGAGGTATACtgtatatccaccgctcttcaccgaccctgagggggatagttgttttagtatttaccaaatcagatggataaaaagttgctcttttaattttttcttctgaaactttcgcaaaacgatgcgccttttttctttccgttcacaaaacagtgaatatccaaggatattcctagttacaggagccaatcaaagcgcgcgaaaattgctatccactgacttggtagatactaacaataattattgttaattctTTTGACGACCAAGGTAGACTCCGTGTGTATACTCATAGGAAACAGTGCCAGCAAAAACAAAGTGTCATGGACATGAAATTTAGTCTCAATTAAGGTTTGTTAATTTTTACCTTGTAGTTGGCGAAGTGGGACATGTGGACATCATAGAAGACAGTAATGGGAAATCCAAGGTAAAATAAGACATTGTTTCAAACAATCTGATTTGTTTGCTATcttggaataataatattgtgcaTTATTCACTCTCCAAGGGGTCAATAATGCTtgaattaaacaaaacaaaatgggcATGTAAACTTGTGTTTCAAGATGTCAGTTAAATCAACTTTGAATGATTTTCTGCTGCAAATGTTGAGAGTTGTTGAGATCAGTTTATGTGTTTATATTAAAGAAATTTCATGATCCAGATGATTTCCAGTAGCAGTTGTTGGATGATAACCTCTGTCAATCATGTACAACATTTATTGTTGTTTATAATGGCCACTGGCAGTACTGTTGTTAAAATTAAAGCTTGCAATGTCCCATTAAAAATGTATTGAGCCAACAAGTGATGTACTGTACATCAATGGTGTCTGATGACCTGGGTGAAGGACTGTTGTTGCCAATTGACGCTTCCGTGGTTCTTGTCGTGGCGTCAGTCACTGAAAACAGTCCTCACACAACTTCACTAACTTGGGCAATCAGATTCCTGTttatttgcttccaaaagtttgCTTTAGTTACCCAGAACATTGTTGTTTTACTACTTGCATGCTAACACTTAATATTTatccttttctttgctttgcaGGGATGTGGGTAGGTGCCATTATTCCAGTTTATTGCAAAGATATGAATATGTATTATAATTTTGAATACCAGTTTTGATGCATCACTGAAGTGAAAGTTACAAACTACTTATCGAGTGTCAgcattaataatgatattattgtaTGTCTCTCTGTCATTTTTTTGGAAACAATAAACAGGTGAACAAAGAACGTTAATTTTAAGGAAATGTCCTtgtaaatgaaacaaaataattttattaaccCTTTTTCtgatagaaaaaaattaatatatgtttatgaaaatttggtatagcaataaacatttttccttttgctgCCTCCCTCTAAAGGTGCAGAAGTTAATAATGTTGATCACAAAAAGATCATTTAATGAACTCACTCACTCACAATggtaacacacacacacacaaaaaaaaaacttactcaGCCATAGAATAGTAAATAACCGACAAGACAAATGTTgattaagtgagctatgatcatcgcagtcgtgaacgcaatttaagcaattgcgtatagaagcctgaaaaagtcaggacttctatacgcaattgcttaaattgcgttcacaactgcgatgatcatagctcacttgatttcaaatccgcagttcaatatatgaagtatttcatatatcacttcacaaatgttgatttttgtacAGTTCTTGAGTTCTTTTGTTGTTGGTGGTTAATGAAGCAACGACTTTCATTGGCCTTTTTATGTTTGCATTTGAACAGCACTGTTGAGTTTCGCTATAAAGAGGATGTGGAAAAGGCTATCAAAGAACTCCATGGCACAGATTTCAGAGGACGCTCTATTCACATTAGGGAGGTGTGTGAGGCCTTTTTGATTGCagactaacaataattattatttgagaTGGCAGTATTATTGAGAAATAAATGTTCTTGGGAAAATCTGTGTTACAATCAATCTGTTAATTTGAAAACTAGTTTTTAGGGTGATTACATGTTAACATGCAAAAAAAGGTCACAGAGTATAATAGCAAAATCATTAATATattaactaataataataaggataataataatcattgcttCATTTAAACTGGAGAAAATAATCTATCAGCATTGTGTATTGCTGGTCTTAACAAGCTGTCCTGTAATATGCATAGATTAAAATTATTGGAGTGTGTTACAAACTTCAAAATGCAATTTGAGATGATGCAGATATAACTGTGTGGCTTGTTAATGATCTTGTATCTTGTAGGATCGTATTGAGGAGCCACAGAGTGAAAGACGCCGCCCACCTCCTTCTCGAGGCATGGACAGCGGAAATTTTGGAAACAACCCAGGCCCTCAAATGAACAATAGTGGAATCCTTGGAAATTTGAGTGGCCTTCTGGGGCTAGGGAATCTTAATTTTGCCCAGGGATTGAATTACAAGACAGATCCTCTATCCTGTACCGTTTTGTCAGCAATGTGAGTTGAAGAAGTTTTTGCTAAGAGTTGCGATTGGTAGTAATGCTGTAATCactttaaaaaagtgaaaaaaagcaaaaaaaaaaagcaaagcaaaacaaaggatTTCACTTTGTGAAACATGTTTCAACATATGTGGAGTTGTACATTGTACAGTTTGACattgttctccctaagttttagctgagcaggtaagggacaattcctgactgatattttttaaaacaacttgtaTAGTTTCATTAAACCTTAAAGAGGTTGCAGgcagtaagaactgttgcttgaggtggtaaattttactggttaccaCCTGTTAAGGAGAACACTGTTTGAAAGAATTGCATTTAATTGGAAATTCAAACTTTTCACCTCTATGTACTTGGAGAtggcaggaaaaaaaacattcttttgttttttgcagtaagtttttgcttcatttcaaatgaatgaagacatgtATCTTGAGTCTTAGTGGTTGTACCTTTATGAGATATACAAAGAGCCACCCCTGCACTTCGTCAGACATGATCTTTGATTGTACAACGAAACAATAGATGATACATGAACAAATATGCCTAACCCTGATGTAAATACAAGCTACAGATCATGTGGACTAGTAAAACTAGAGGTCTGGAAGAGTTACAAGATCCCTTGAATAGGAGTAATAataatgctaataataataataataataataataataataataatattaatagtaataatattattattgttattaataataataataataatttgctcTGGTGACGCTTCAAATGTCAGCTTCTcttatctcttcacagtggaagtTTGATCTTTATCAAATTatttgatactaaattttagTATAAGTATAACTCGAAAAGGAGTTTGGCTGGAAAATGATTGGTTTATTAAGAGGAATATGTGGCTAGATTAAATAATTCACCTCATTCCTCATGAATTCAATCAATGAGTTCATCGAatgatatgttttttttcctgttgagtaCAACTGAATAGAGCAGCGAAATGGGTGGTTTTCATGTCATAGTGGTTTgcacgccatgttggtgtcatGAAAATAATATCCTTTGGGAAATTGAACCCAATTTTTGTGTCGATAGTTTGTTTTGTGAAATAAGCCTGGACTGCAAGAAGTCGCCAATTTGAATGAGAGACAGAAGAACAGACAAACCACGCATACATGTGCGATTGGACATTGAGACACGACAGGGAGCTCCAAACACTACTTTAAGTACCGGTACTCATTTCACGTTGTGTGATCTTGGAGTCTTGTGCGTTTATAATTGTATTTTTGCCCCCATTTTTGTCACTTCTGGAAACTCAAGAGTGCTTCAGTCTGAAATCCATTTAAATGGATGTCACATGAGTGAAACACATGTAAAGAATTCCATTTTTATCGAgtgatttctttctttctcttagCTTGATTACAATGTGAATTGGCAGAAACTAAAGGACACATTCCGAGTAGCTGGTAAGAAAGCGAAGCGATAAATCACATTTTCTGTGCATTTATTGGCGTAATAAACTCGTACAGGATATTTAgtagaaaacaagaaaaggctTGCAAGTCACGAGGATTGACAACCTTGCTTGTGTTTTCGTAACATCCTACGTTGATTTATTTCGTTGCTAAATCCCAAGAAAATCAggtttattgcttttataagaCAACTGTAAGTGTCAGCAAGGAGTTGCGTGAGAAATTATCATGTTCTTTTAATGCGGTGATCAAGATCTGTCTTCTCTTTACATTCATCATATGACGCGTCATAGCGAATGAACGTAAGCAAGAAAGTGCCGGCAAAATAAACTTTTTTGACGCATCCGTACGCGTGTCGTAACTCacttattttataaaatatgaaaacaaataaCATCATGATAacttacattttgttttttcgtaCACCAGGCAATGTTATTCGTGCGGACATCAATCTGGATTCAGATCATAAATCGAAGGGATTTGGCACTGTGCAGTTTGAAACAGCGACCGAAGCCATCAGTGCTGTGTGTATCCTTTCTGATTGTTCCTCGTGTTGTAGTTTGCTGTGAACTGGAACGACTCATTTGGTTGAGCCAACCAGTTGGTTAAGTAAACCTTACAGCCTCTGGCCTCAACGTGAAGGTCACGTTTTTGACTTTAGAGTTATTCAGAtatcacaataataatgatttacgAAAGAACTGTGGCAAAAATGTAATTTCAGTTCCGGTCGAAGGTAAGTTGACAATCCCTGAAAACTTGAAACTCGATTCTAGGCTGGAGTCGAGTTTTGAGATGCCCGGTGCCATTCGAGGAATTATCGAGAACTTTTGAGAAATTTTCAAGAGAAAACTTGACACCTTCTAGTCTAAAGGCAACTGTCCTTTTGCGCTATGAGAAAGTAATTCTCCTTTAGTGAGAGTTCTTTAACTTATGTTTTAAGTGAGATGAGCGGTACCGAACGGTTAGTGCGAAGTCATCATGATTTGTCAACTTTCTCAGTAAGCGATATCAAAATGGCAGACTGATCCGAGAGGAACTAGACACATGACTTACATTTCTATCCCCATCGGCGATTTCGGATATGGACCACAGATTATCTCAAAGGGAGTAAGTCGgcgacatttcccagtttgtcTCAAAAGGACAATACTCGGCTTCCTTTACATAAAATATTTCGAGATACTTACTTACCACTACGcgtggtctaacaaagaattcAAAGAATTTCCAACCTCTTTTGCGTAAATAAGACATCATATTTCATCCGACACTTTGGAATACTGGAGTCTGACGCCGGAATTTTCATCAGGAAATATTATGAATATTACTTACTTGAAGTATCATGCCCGATTCTAAACCTAATAGTTCTCCCTCCTTCTGACCTCGCACTAAAAGCTAGGAGAGGAATTTAAAGGAATTGCCGTTCAGTAACATTTTTCCTGAAAAAGCCCCAtcaagtaaatattttttgtggTGTTTGGACCTGAGAAATGCTGGTATGAGTAACCGTGTTTTGGCTTTGTCTTACCTCTTGCATTTTATGCTGTGGATGTAATTTTAAAAAACGTGCTTTCCTCTTCAATTTGTATCCTTAACTTATCGTTAACCTTCAGCGATGTTTCATGGACAGGCTCTCAGTGGCAGAGCGATGAGTGTGAGATTGGTATGTTTAGCCTTCGAGAGGATATCCCTTtgattatttttagttattctaAGTAATAAAACGAAGTCTTTCGCATAGCCCCTCCAAATATAAGACACTCAAACTTGAAACGCTAAAAAGCCTCCGTTAAATcgcccatccaaatataagcccCCGCTGACTCATACTTGGAAGTTgtcagcaaaaacaaagaaagaaacgaAGCAAAAACGGTATGTTgatacaatgttttttttgccGTCCAAGTATAAGCTCGATTTTGTAACGCAAATTTCCCACTGTATATAAACCCCTTCAAGAACAAGCCCCTCGAAAAGGACTTTCGAAAAATATATGCCCCGGGGCTtgttttcggaattttacggtataTAATGATACTGATTGTTTAGTATTGTTTAGAAGTCGTGAATTTATAATTTCTACCTTGGTTTACGGTCTATTGTTCGTCCCCCTTATTGAAGGATCGGAATGCACCAATTATGCAACAGCTTAGCAATGCTGGTATGAACAATGCAAACATGGGTCGCGGCAATGCTGCAGGTGGTGCAATGAACCCGGTTGCCGTGTTGCAGCTTCTTCAAAGCCTACAGGGTCTGAGTCAGTTAGCTCAGCTGACCAGCAATCTCAACAATTCTGGCGGTGGTCTTGGTGCGGCGCTTGGGAGTTTGACCGGGGCCGGCGGTATGGCTGGCGTAGGGGGAGCCCCTGGGATGTCGGACTCGGCGGCTTCCAACCCACTTGCTGCTCTCAGTGGCTTGGGAATGTTAGGGAACAGTCTTGGTCTTGGTGCGGGGACCGGCACTGGAGGGGGCAGCGGAAGTCTTGGCGGTGGGATGGGGTCTTTTCTCCAAGGAGACAGTGGGGCATCCGGAAAACAAGTTTTTGTGAGGAACGtaagtgcaattttttttttttaaataactttgATTGCCCGTGTATACACATGCGATGTTTTTGGCTGCAACtcgatggtttttttttctcgcgcGAAAGTTGCAGGAATATTCAGATGTCGTCGCGGAAAATCGCGCCAAAATCTCTGAAGTCGCACCCTGTTTACTGGAATTTTAGTAAAAAGATGAATGTTGGTAAAGTTGTATTGAGTGGATGAAGTGTCCTTTTCACTTGGTTGGCACGATTTACTGCTGAGGGCTTGCGTTTTCGTTAGGACctgaaatttataatttcacgtcgtcgtttggtaaaattagggagcttaagcaaacacgacggcgacggaagcgagaacgtcatcttgaaatgtaacttcgcgtttctgcaatcgggagcttaagcaaccacgacaacgacggcaacaaaaaccacatacatttgcatatttgacaatggaaaacagtatttttgcacgctttgcacgtgcatatttcatcttttgacattttgaaaacgttctcgttcttttctacgacgtgaaatgacctgtttttgcagttgtgtggacgacgtcagcatatgatgacaaatgttcaattttgtcttcttatgccccaaccgcttgttccaatttcattccaggacagtaagaacacatttttcaagcataacgactttgaataactaaaaattgattgcagaaacgcgaagttacattttcagatgacgttctcgcttccgtcgccgtcgtatttgcttaagctccctattagcgTTCTGCACGAACGATTAAAACAATTTTGTGCCATCCTCTGCGAAGTATGTGTTAGAGTATATAAGAGCAGAAAAACTGGCAATTAATTTGGAGCAATTAATGAGGTGCGAGCGACATGAATTGCCAAGATAGCTGTACTTCGAAGTGCGGACGAAAACACGAACGCAAAACAGCATACGACGTGAAATCACGAGATGACTTTTGCCTCTCGCTAGCTTCATCTATGCTTCATCTAGTGTCAATTGTGATTATATTTTGACAGCTTCCGTGGCGGTACACTTGGCAAGACTTAAAGGACAAGTTCAAGGGCGCAGGTAAGCATTTGAAACGATAATTGAGTCTAAATGCTGTGATTCTGGTTTCGGCACCTTAGGACTAAACTTGATGCAAAAACGCCCTCTTCAATGACGTAAATTCTTGGATATGTTAATTTTGTTTGCTGCTATTAGATAATCGTTTTGTTCTTGCTTACCTTAGGAAGAGTCGTTCGTGCAGACATCATGACTGAAGCTGGTGGTCGTTCCAAAGGCTGTGGAACAGTTTTATTTGAAAGTTCCGAAGATGCAGCTCATGCCATCAGTATCCTTGTATAACTAAAAGATttgccaaaaagaaaattatatatattttatataccTACCGTAAACTGCATACTTATTACATATGCTTAAATCAAtacaaccaggtgatctggtgacgtaattcggagtactggaatgaaagatttaaacgccgtatcccacaaccgcgtgcggccatattttcgaattcaacatggcagaggcgaggttcgagctcgtcgggtctacttgaatgttcattcagtaacaggaaatgtggtagacacggaatgatctgttgagtttcggcgatggaaatgctgcagggagtttggaaacaacaactaaggccgcgcgcggttgtgggatacagcgttaaaatttttcttcccagtccgccaaattacgtcaccagatcacctggaatggGACAAACGATTACCCTTAACGCGTGATCAGGCATGTACAACGGAACGTTGATTGACGGGCGGGAGATTGACGTGAGAATGGACAGGTTGGGATAACGTCAGAAGTGGAGTGTTTCTAACTTTTCCTGAGGAGAACGGCTGCCTGTTTCCCTTGGTTTGGGTGAGTCTTGCCCTTTTCTTTGTTGCGGGCACCCGGATTCCTTGTGTTATTGTCGTGTAGTTTCACTTAGCGGATGTGCTGAGTTTTTCAAAAGTGCAGaagttttggccaaattttcCACCACCCTTCCACAGCAACGTGGTGCGAGTTTAGGCATGTGATGCGTTTTTTTCCTTAGAGCAAGGTCTTTTATTCGAAActttgttttgtagttttagcTTCCTTCTTCGTTGTTGCTGATGTTTGAATGTTTGGAGTCAGAAGACTGTGGTTTTAACCTGGAATTTTCGAGCGATGGTCGTTCGTCATTGTAGTAACTTGCTTTTGCTTTGTGACCATCCTTTGACCTGCTAACGAAAGACTTTTGCCTCGAACTATGTCCTTGTTTGGCCAGCTGCTTTTGACGTTGTCTGTTTTTAACTAAACTTTGGCATTGTTTGTTTTTACTGCTACTACCACTCGGGTCGTATTTTGTTTGCCGTCTGAGGCTGTGGCTGTAAATATCTTTGTACTTTTGTAGGATGCGATATTCGGGAACTTTTTTCTTGGCAGCTGTAAATTCAACCTTGTAATCAGGCGCAAAGAAACAGCTTTGTAAAAATGAGATGAAATGAATGGTTTGCTGTCGTTGTATTTATCGTTTTCTTGGGATGTTTGTGTTTTGGGTTCAGTGGGGACTTGGCCTATTTGACACACTCATTCTTGTTTGCATTTGCCACCGTCATCTTCATCTAAGGCAATCAAGGGCTTGTTTTCATGTCACAATGGAAATAATTTTGGTGTTTTAAATTTGAGTAACCatgctttgcaaaatgcttttTTCTGCTGATGTGGAGCAAAGGTAGAAGTCAGTGGATCGACGTGATGACAGTGTCGCCCCACTGATTCATGTCGAGGTCATGACGGACGCAATGCGCTCTTGGTATGGGtgacattttgaagaaaatattcAACAAGGGGAACGAGTATTTAATTCTAACATGGGCACAATGAGTCATACGGTATGGCTGGTGTGCCCAGGAATGGTCGGGTGCTATGGGCGTTAGGCTTGTTTTCGTAAGAAATATAGTTTTTGTGCCTTTTGGCAAGTGCAGTGTAGTGGTAACACGAATAGTGAAGTCAATTCGGAAGGACGTTGATTTGACGTAGAGACAGTTGTGAACTAGTTGTAAGGAGGCCCCAATAGTGCTCACACTTAGTATGGGTGCGCTGTGCTTTTGAGAAGGGGTTTCAGCTGTCTTGAGGCAAACCTAGCAGCTTGAGACGGCGTGGGTGTGTCGAATCCACCGCAGTGTTTTTAGAACTCTCATGATAGTTGAATCGGTTGCCTAATGTAAGCATTTACTAGAGGTTGGTCCATTTTGGACATCTTCGTCGTTTGGCAAATATAATGCAGTCTTGATAACAAGGTAACTGGTCTTGGTACAAGCATTGCGTGCTGGGTCATGAATTTTCGATGTCTAGCCATGGGTTCGATGAAAACGTAGTAGTGACATGGATCTTTGTGAAATTTCATTGCGTCGACCTGCCCCTTTTGTCGAAATTTGTGTCATCATGGGATGACCAAAATGCATCGTGCAAAAGCGTTGTGGTTCGAAGGGAAACGATGATAATGTAGTTGTTATCTCGGTGTGGGTTTGGTTGGGTGGTAAATGCTTCAGACTTTGTCATCTTGTAAGTTTGAATAGTGATAAGGGAGTGTATACTGCAGTTTAGTGTTATGGGCCTTGAGCGGTGTTGATATGAATTGAAATGGGGAGTGTTATCAATCGCCCGGTGTGGCGGGGACTTCCATTTTGATAGTTTGCAATTGGTCGTTGCAATAGCAAAAGGCATGCTTCAAGCTCGTGGCGAAAGTCGTTTTTAGAAACGATGCTGGACGTTTCTCGCTGTATGGTGCACAGGTGAGTTGTCATTGAACgctaaacatttttttttcctatagGGGAATCTTTGTGCAGGTTATTGTGCACGTTTTGTTACAGATGTTGTCTTTCTGTACACAAATTGACTTCGAAAGACAAAATCAACAGCTTCCCCAATTTAAAACCGTTGTAGTTTTTTCATAACCAACGAAATATTAGGCATTttaaattgcaggggtgcctggaaaaagctttaagtgacttctgataaattaccagattctccttccaaatttccttgtattcagctgtgaatgactaggagaatttgacattgcattgTCTGATAATATCAAGTCCAAACTTTAGAGACAGCTGATACTACAACGCACTCCCAATGACCAGCGGATTACTTGGAAGGGCGATTTGTAAGAGAGAATCTAATGCCATCGAGgcaaaatttgtaaacaaagattcctcTGTAAGAATGTGCCATTTTGGAGCCGAAGCTGAAAATTCTCCTTTAAATGAAGTACCGGtagtataattatttatttgttatttgaGCCTTAAGACCTTAAGATGTCCTTGAGTTGAAGTTTGAAATTCGGTACAGCGTAAGAGAGTATTTTGTGACAAAACCTTATACGCTAGCAGCGTCGTTCTCGTTGTGGCGCGAAAACTcgggaagaaagaaaaactcgCATTTGCGTATTTTCCCGCGCTATAAGAAAGTtcagttttgattggttcatcatgCAGCATGGGCTAACGTAATTGGTCAGAGTGTTTGATTGGGTGCGGTTTTACAGCCAATCGAAACCCTGTGAGCAATGACGTAAATTAATTAAGTATGTTCTCGCTCACTGATCTTGGTATTGCaaacaatctgattggcttGCTACCTCGGAGTAATAGAGCatcagtagggagtttaagatctgcgacgcgacggcagcgacaacgccacaaattttgcatatttaatgaccaaaaataaaacttttgcacgCCCATCACGtgctgttattattttatttttgtgttattttatccaatcaaatcattgttttctggcgtcttgttgccgttgctgtcgctCTTGCTTGAGGTCCTAATTCAGTCCCCAAGGGTGACTAATGCGTGAtcctaacaaaacaaaatggccggcgTTAATTCGCGTTCGAGATGTCAATTAAATCGACCTTGAATGGTATTCTTCAAATGTTGAGATCGAGTGTTGCGGATATAACAACACCATTGCTCTTTGAAATCGAGGAGACTAGTAGCGGAATATTTACCTTGCCGCTTGACCGCTCGGTAAATTCTtagttttcacgtgacgtcgcGGCGGTCATGTTGTATATAGAACAATTGCGAACAAAGTCTtgtgggaatttgattctatcaTTACACAAAACTTGAACGACATTTCGCCGTTGTTTTGTACAGCATGGCCGTCTCATCGCGTAAGTGAAAACCAAGGATATTCCGCCACCTAGACTTCAAAGAATAATGGGATCTCAAGCATGCCACGGACGGCAActgaagtgaacatttcgcacgccaggtAAATGGTCTCTCCCAAATTtttaaactaatcgtctctactagtgaaaggAGACTTAATACTGAAGATGTGGTAGAGTGTAGACatgttaaataggaaaacagcacacttcaGGTTgccgttgttttgcttttgttttcaagcaTAGAGTATGTCCGACAAGAAACTGTTATATCAACGTGCAGTAAAATCACATTTTAGTGATGTATTAGTTATATAGAAAAAAGAGCAAATTAAACGGACAGATTGTCAGTATGTTCTTAAAATTTAGTTGTTTCGTTAGTGTTAGCGCTCTCGTCCGAACATGAAGTTGTTGTTATGAACTCATTGTGTTCTTTAAGGCCTGATGCGTACAATCCGCTCGCTAATTAGCAACATTCAGAAAGGCTTGGGGCGGCTTTATTGCAATAGGGAAGGGCGGAGATGTTATCCTTATATTCCATAGGATATCCCTCTGGGATGATTTGAAAAGCTCCCCTTCCCATTGAGCAGTTTCTGAAATGTGGTTTGCTCGAAGTGGACTCACAAGGACTTTGCAGCAGCAGCTTGAACGTTCGTATGATgcaaaaactaaatttatctGAAGAACTACAGCACATAAGACGGGCACATCTCAGAATATAAAAATGAACACTATCGTATTCTTCTTTCACTTCCTCGTaaaccgtaaaaaaaaaaagacgcggTCTTCTTTTCAAAACGCCGACACAAATACAGCGAAGAGATGTAATTTCAAGAAACTCGAATTTCGGCTTTGGATTGAACACTTCTCCCTTGTTCATCACTTCCTTTTTTGTTCACAGCGAGAGCTCAGgttaaatgcaaattttctaCAGGCAGAAAAACACGACTACATGTGGTGCATGTGAACAatggtaaaacaaaaaaaaattcaaagctaTAAAAAACGTAATAAGGTTTGTTTGACCTAGGAAACCACTTGAACGAAAGTCTTTAATGTTATCATGATTGAATATCAATGCAAG includes:
- the LOC136923938 gene encoding LOW QUALITY PROTEIN: myelin expression factor 2-like (The sequence of the model RefSeq protein was modified relative to this genomic sequence to represent the inferred CDS: deleted 2 bases in 1 codon), whose amino-acid sequence is MADIDDGGFPGRRGDSPVDLEARNEREGSRDSDHDDRDRRRRGGGYERDLRRENRRYAPYSQDERSSKRPSGSSGKECRVYVWNLPYNVKWQDLKDFMKTVGEVGHVDIIEDSNGKSKGCGTVEFRYKEDVEKAIKELHGTDFRGRSIHIREDRIEEPQSERRRPPPSRGMDSGNFGNNPGPQMNNSGILGNLSGLLGLGNLNFAQGLNYKTDPLSCTVLSAILYNVNWQKLKDTFRVAGNVIRADINLDSDHKSKGFGTVQFETATEAISAVSMFHGQALSGRAMSVRLDRNAPIMQQLSNAGMNNANMGRGNAAGGAMNPVAVLQLLQSLQGLSQLAQLTSNLNNSGGGLGAALGSLTGAGGMAGVGGAPGMSDSAASNPLAALSGLGMLGNSLGLGAGTGTGGGSGSLGGGMGSFLQGDSGASGKQVFVRNLPWRYTWQDLKDKFKGAGRVVRADIMTEAGGRSKGCGTVLFESSEDAAHAISMYNGTLIDGREIDVRMDRLG